The Blastocatellia bacterium genome window below encodes:
- a CDS encoding fused MFS/spermidine synthase, whose protein sequence is MSKSQAVTRTERPAIAWAVLLCFFASGISGLVYQVVWVRELVLVFGATTFAVSTVLTAFMGGLALGSFYFGRRSESIPRPLRLYGWLEIGIGVYGLAVPFIFAALPVIYHPIWRWLQLSFFTLSLVRFLFAALVLILPTALMGATLPVLASYYARDAHRIGLRVGSLYALNTFGAVIGAAVTGFALIPLLGMHATTATAAAINITLGLAALRISRLEEADGEISESGLLGRGQEIASPTAAASAKVTSLTNDNLSRRALVVILVSFAVSGFIALAYEVIWSRVLALIIGSSVYAFSIMLTTFLTGLAAGAAAVSRFADRIRRPVMAFAIIEIGVGVTSFIGAHLFNDLPYVFVQLYRIVGSGSFTVLLFARFLISALVMIGPTLLLGALFPLVVRIISTSQAARRSGRTVGEAYAANTIGAIVGSFASGFILIPVIGLLGSLRLCAALNFVVAAALFFVLPKRETNTETRRRGDTAARREKNTEARRPAKSPPVAASPARPLAAWAGIAVSALAIIGIVVFEPAWDSQVMSSAVYRYAPQLSNKSKAEISEYLRRGQGESIYYKEGITATVAVQRMNEGRVLKVNGKPEASTTGDMPTQILIGSLPLLVRQQTDDVLLIGLGSGVTLGSVEQFPVKRVTCVELEPAVVEATHYFEDVNNRPLQDPRLRLISNDGRNFIYTTDEKFDVIISEPSNPWLTGVANLFTLEYFKRGAERLKEDGLFGQWLQLYEMAPEDVRTLIATFHAAFPYVYIFRGAEGDLMLLGSKMDRKLDLQVMQAHFNEAPVAADLKRIKTTQATDLLSRFYLGPQEVADLTNGAQLNTDNNALIEFNAPRRVGTTEETVERNVKQLLAHAVSPLAYLEGRSPLAASDADLLAQTALGAVKRDDHARAEQFVNYSLGLADTAQANGMLGELRAARGDEAGALEAWETALVLDPKHFYSLLNIGKLYLTRQDTARAVPYLDRALTVQPDSARAHHLRGLAYQANGDNSRAALEYRKTLSDAQYARSIPTFYLNFGTALVQLGLYEEAVQLLSEYVKLAPADFDAHYQLGAALEIQSERSLDEATTRRAVQELQQALKLQPNHAMAHYYLGKAYRRLELYDLADAEFEAYERLSS, encoded by the coding sequence ATGTCGAAATCTCAAGCTGTCACGCGCACCGAGCGGCCCGCCATCGCCTGGGCCGTATTGCTCTGCTTCTTTGCCTCGGGCATCAGCGGCCTTGTCTATCAGGTGGTCTGGGTGCGCGAGCTGGTGCTGGTCTTTGGCGCGACGACCTTCGCGGTCAGCACGGTGCTAACCGCCTTCATGGGCGGGCTGGCGCTGGGCAGCTTCTATTTCGGGCGGCGCTCGGAATCCATCCCGCGCCCGCTGCGCCTCTACGGCTGGCTTGAGATCGGCATCGGCGTCTACGGCCTGGCCGTGCCATTCATCTTCGCCGCGCTGCCGGTGATCTATCATCCCATCTGGCGCTGGCTGCAACTCTCTTTCTTCACCCTGAGCCTTGTGCGCTTTCTCTTCGCCGCGCTGGTGTTGATTCTGCCGACCGCTTTGATGGGCGCGACGCTGCCGGTGCTGGCGAGCTATTACGCGCGCGATGCCCACCGCATTGGTTTGCGCGTCGGCTCGCTGTACGCGCTCAACACCTTTGGCGCAGTCATCGGCGCGGCGGTCACAGGCTTTGCGCTCATCCCGCTGCTTGGCATGCATGCGACGACGGCGACGGCGGCGGCGATTAACATCACGCTGGGCCTGGCGGCGCTGCGCATCTCGCGCCTCGAAGAAGCAGACGGCGAGATCAGCGAAAGCGGCTTACTCGGTCGCGGCCAAGAAATCGCGTCGCCCACGGCTGCCGCCTCTGCGAAAGTCACTTCTCTCACAAATGACAACCTGAGCCGCCGCGCGCTCGTCGTCATCCTGGTGTCGTTCGCGGTCAGCGGCTTTATCGCGCTCGCCTACGAAGTCATCTGGAGCCGCGTGCTGGCGCTAATTATCGGCTCGTCGGTCTACGCCTTCAGCATCATGCTGACGACGTTTCTGACAGGGCTGGCGGCCGGTGCGGCGGCCGTCTCGCGTTTCGCGGATCGCATACGCCGCCCGGTGATGGCATTCGCGATTATCGAGATCGGCGTCGGCGTCACCTCGTTCATCGGCGCGCACCTGTTTAACGATCTGCCTTATGTCTTTGTGCAACTCTACCGCATTGTCGGCAGCGGCTCATTCACCGTGCTGTTGTTTGCGCGTTTCCTGATTTCGGCGCTGGTGATGATCGGGCCGACGCTGTTGCTGGGAGCGCTCTTTCCGCTCGTCGTGCGCATCATCTCGACCAGCCAGGCGGCGCGGCGCAGCGGGCGCACGGTCGGCGAAGCCTACGCCGCCAACACCATCGGCGCGATTGTCGGCTCGTTCGCCAGCGGCTTCATCTTGATCCCTGTCATCGGCCTGCTCGGCAGTCTGCGGTTGTGCGCGGCGCTGAACTTCGTCGTCGCGGCGGCGCTGTTTTTTGTCTTACCAAAGCGAGAGACGAATACAGAGACGCGGCGACGCGGCGACACGGCGGCGCGGCGAGAGAAAAACACAGAGGCGCGGCGACCGGCGAAATCTCCGCCTGTCGCGGCGTCGCCCGCTCGCCCCCTCGCGGCCTGGGCCGGCATCGCCGTGTCGGCGCTCGCCATCATCGGCATCGTCGTCTTCGAGCCGGCGTGGGATTCGCAAGTCATGTCGAGCGCCGTCTATCGCTACGCGCCGCAGTTGAGCAATAAGAGCAAGGCGGAAATCTCTGAATACCTGCGACGCGGTCAGGGCGAGAGCATCTATTATAAAGAAGGCATCACGGCGACCGTCGCTGTGCAGCGGATGAACGAAGGGCGCGTGCTGAAAGTCAACGGCAAGCCCGAAGCCTCGACCACCGGCGATATGCCGACGCAGATTCTTATCGGCAGCCTGCCGCTGCTGGTTCGCCAGCAGACTGATGATGTGCTGTTGATCGGCCTCGGCAGCGGCGTCACTTTAGGGTCGGTCGAACAGTTCCCGGTCAAGCGCGTCACCTGCGTCGAGCTTGAGCCGGCGGTCGTCGAAGCGACGCATTACTTTGAAGACGTCAATAACCGCCCGCTTCAGGACCCGCGCCTGCGATTGATCTCGAACGACGGGCGCAATTTCATCTACACGACCGACGAGAAGTTTGATGTGATCATCTCTGAGCCGTCCAACCCCTGGCTCACGGGCGTCGCCAACCTGTTCACGCTCGAATACTTCAAGCGCGGCGCCGAGCGCTTGAAAGAAGACGGCCTCTTCGGTCAGTGGCTGCAACTTTACGAGATGGCCCCGGAAGACGTGCGCACGCTGATCGCCACCTTCCACGCCGCCTTCCCTTACGTCTACATCTTTCGCGGCGCTGAAGGCGACTTGATGCTGCTCGGCAGCAAAATGGATCGCAAGCTCGACCTTCAAGTCATGCAAGCGCACTTCAATGAAGCCCCGGTCGCCGCCGACCTCAAACGCATTAAGACGACGCAGGCGACCGACCTGCTATCGCGCTTTTACCTCGGCCCGCAGGAAGTAGCCGACCTTACAAACGGCGCACAGTTGAACACCGACAACAATGCGCTGATCGAATTCAACGCGCCGCGCCGCGTCGGCACGACGGAAGAGACGGTCGAGCGCAATGTGAAACAACTGCTTGCCCATGCGGTGTCGCCGCTCGCCTACCTCGAAGGCCGCTCGCCGCTCGCGGCAAGCGACGCCGATTTGTTGGCGCAAACGGCGCTCGGCGCGGTCAAGCGCGACGACCATGCGCGCGCCGAACAGTTCGTCAATTATTCGCTGGGGCTTGCCGACACGGCGCAGGCCAACGGCATGCTGGGCGAGCTGCGCGCCGCGCGCGGCGATGAAGCGGGCGCTCTGGAAGCCTGGGAGACGGCGCTGGTCTTAGACCCGAAGCACTTCTATTCGCTGCTCAACATCGGCAAGCTATACCTCACCCGGCAGGACACCGCCCGCGCCGTGCCTTATCTCGACCGCGCCCTCACGGTCCAGCCCGACAGCGCTCGTGCCCACCACCTGCGCGGCCTGGCATATCAGGCGAACGGCGACAATTCGCGGGCGGCGCTCGAGTATCGCAAGACGCTCAGCGACGCGCAATACGCCCGCAGTATCCCGACCTTTTATCTGAACTTCGGCACGGCGCTCGTTCAGCTTGGGCTTTATGAAGAAGCCGTGCAACTGCTGAGCGAATACGTCAAGCTGGCGCCCGCAGACTTTGACGCGCACTATCAACTGGGCGCGGCGCTGGAGATTCAGTCCGAGCGCTCGCTCGACGAAGCGACGACGCGCCGCGCCGTGCAAGAGTTACA